GAcagaaaaatataaattaaaagcaACATAAAACTGAAGAACTGGGCAACTAAAATTGGGTCCCACACCAAAATATCTTATGCCGCAAAATCACGTGGTTTTGCTGCTGGCCACTTAGCGTATTGGAATTCATCATCACCATACATCTCATCTCCTATGCTTCTTGTTTTCGACACGTGCCCTTTGGTGGAAACAAGTCCAATCTCTTTTCTTGGCCTTTTCACCTTAGCGCCGGCCCTCTCCTCCACTTGGATTAGTTTGGTGTAGACAAAATCCTATGCATCCTGGTGTACCGTAACCTCATTGCCCAAATCCAAATCATAaacctattcaatttaatccatctattattaaatgaaataatttaatttctaTACCATTAAAGAATCTGTTTTATattcaatttataatttcaaAGTGCACAATCATTTTGTGCTTCTAATCGTTTATTTAATTGCAAGTTAACGTACAACTAACCAGCAACTTAACATTAACAAGTTTCATGCATGGTATCTATTGTAAAATAAGCCATGACATTGCTTTCGCACTAAAGATATACTTGATTGAATGGAAAAAAATGGAGAGATGTGGTAAGGATAATGAGTTTTGAGTGTATTTTGTTGGGAAAAAAAgcgagagagagaaaaaaaaatgatggatgatcatttttcaaaattacaagagaagagaaaatgagagaaaaatcatgttagttcaaaattatatattttttaattattttattttctttactgtTTACTCtcatttttcaattttataaagtaatgaatggaaagaaaattttatttctatCAAGCACaagtagaaaaagaaaaattaatttttcaattattctaatttttcacCCCTTCAATTTTCTTTCCGTTCTATCAAGCAATGACTATGAGTTTTCTGATGATTGAATCCTGTTACCCGAACATAGTTAAAATCATAGGAATGTTAAAGGGGTAGGCGGGCCCTACACCTAAAAAGAAGAATGTAATTTCACTttcttataaaattattttttgatccctcaaaaataaaaaagaatctatttaatttttttcgttcaactatttaattaaaaataattttggttcgatataaaaaaaaaagaaaagaaggtaaaACATAAAGTTGGCCAAAAAGGGTCTTTTAATAAGTGATTTACTTTAAAACAAAGATGCCGCAGGTTGTTGGAATGTCTTCTTAAACTAATAAATTACACATAGTTGTCGTTGCTGATGCCGCTTTAATAACGTTTTATTtggaataattataatttttaaaatttttattttttattatattggcaacaaaattttttaaaaaaaaaattgaatgtattgtctgaattaattttaattacaacAGATAACATAATTTTTGATGAGCATATATATTGCTTATAAGGcatctaaatttttttaatagtaattaataaattatttctaattataaattaaaatggaAGGCAATATTATGAAATGCCTCTTAAGAACTGTTAGCAAAACAAATTTAACgtataaacaattaaaaatacacGTGGCAGAATGGTATTCGCTATATTTAAATCTCGAATGGAGGCCACGTAGCATCTAATCCACATCCTGAGAGCCGTTTATATACAAACTCAACTGCCTTCTCCAAACGCCACATTGTTCGTTGTACTTAAAAAAAGCTAACATTAAGGGGGGAAAAAAAGAAaccatcccgaaaatcttacatgGTATCGAAAAACCCGAACCCGGCCGAGGGATTTTACCTGGATCCTACCGGAATGGCGTTGCCAGGCCTGGGACCCTTCGCCGCCACAGATGCGGCGGCTTCCACGGTTTCATCTTCCGAGGATCCGAATAAGAAAATCCGAAAGCCCTACACCATAACCAAGTCCAGAGAGAGCTGGACTGAACCTGAACACGACAAGTTCCTCGAGGCTCTCCAGCTGTAAATTCTAAATCTTTTCTCTCTCTaattataggaaattcctttgcttcttTTCAAATTAGGGTTTTTTTCCCTTTTTCGTTTGGAAATGGTTTACGTTTGTTATTTTGCGTGTCGGTTTTAACCTTTTGACTTGAATTTGATATTGAAGGCTTTTGTTTTTCTCCCTTAATTACTAAGAAGCTGATTTGAAATTTCTAAATCGGTTCTTGTTGAAAAGAATTTTATACTTATTAGTTGAAAATTGGATATTTGGATGGCTGTAATTTGTTATGGACAAGTGAAAAGGCACTGAATTTTGATAAAGCCTTTTTTGCATATATTTGAATTCATGCACCAAATCTGGCTAAAACTGTTATAGTATAATATGTATCATTGGTTCTGAGTTTTTGAATTATGCACTTTGCATGAGTTTGTTCATCGAAAAGATTTTCCTGCTCTTGCTAATTGTTGCTGTTCGATTGATTATGCTCAGATTTGACCGTGACTGGAAAAAGATCGAAGCATTTGTCGGGTCAAAGACTGTTATTCAGGTAAGCTGTAATGTTTCTAACCTTTGATTACTTTAGACAAGTTCCGTTTTGCAGTTTGAAAGGAATGAGGCAGGAGGGTGGTTGAGGAATGAAGGATATCTTTTATTCCTTTCAGTCGAGTTTCGTTTTGCAGTTTGAAAGGAAAGAAGCGGGAGGGTGGTTGAGGAATGAAGGGTATCTTTTATTCCTTTCAATCGTAGTTAGTAATCTCTCCCCTGGATCCTAGGCTTTCTGATGTTTCGGTAAGAGGCAACAAATTTGTGATGATGTGAAAACCAGTGTAGTTTCTAATTAGAGGTTGTTTGTTTTTAACAATTATCTGTGGGCGACAATGCCCATAACAAACATTTAAAATGACGTGCCCTTTTTTTTGCAGATTCGTAGTCATGCCCAGAAATATTTTCTAAAGGTTCAGAAGAATGGAACAAATGAACACCTACCTCCACCTCGACCTAAAAGGAAAGCAGCTCATCCATATCCACAGAAAGCCTCAAAAAATGGTGAGAATATTTTATCCAAAGTATAATCAGTGATCACAGAAAAAACTCAACATAAGAAATCCTGACTCTCTGTGTCACATCTGGCAGTTCATGTACAGCCACAAGCATCAGGGTCTCTTCAATCATCGAATGCATTAGTTGACACTGGATGTGTTCTGAGATCTGATCCCTCATTGATGCTTATGAACCCTGTTACTGCGGCGTCTTCCTGGACACACAATGAACAAACCATCAGTTTCTCACAAGCTAAAAAAGGTTTCTTATTCTTCCTAATTCTATCATTTCATTTATGGTGGCAGTGACCCCTTAGGGCAGTGACCCCTTAGGAGTCAAGGTTTTGATTATTTGATGTATACTTTCAATTATAGGTTCTGGAATGGCCAATAAATCTAGGGGCAGCTCAATGAGCACCCCACAGAGGCGACAAATTGGAGAGATGACTAATCAGGGAAATCATGGTCATGCACTAAGAGGTTTGTGTTAGTGCtaattgaatattttaattttttataagttATATTATCCTCACATCCTTTAAAATGGCTTTTTGCTTGATGCAGTGTTGCCTGACTTTGTTCAAGTATACAGTTTTATTGGCAGTGTCTTTGATCCAAACACTACCGGTCATCTCCAGAAACTTAAAAAGATGGATCCCATAGACATTGAAACGGTATATATGTGTGACCATGACATTTTATACAATCTTGCTTGATCATGCAACATTTGTCATTGCTTATATTTCATTCTTTTATTCAGGTGCTGTTGTTGATGAGAAACCTCTCCATCAATCTGACAAGTCCTGATTTCGAGGATCATGTGAGTTTCTAGCTCTTACTGATGGTTACTTCTTCCTCCAGGGTGAGGCAACTAGATTAGTGAAATTTGTAATGCTCTGGTACTTGGTATCCTTCTTTGCTTTGGTAGATCTCTTCATAGTAGTGTTGCTCTTTTTATAATGGGTCAAATGGTTGAATACCGAGATATTTCCTTTGGCAGATATGATTTGAATTGCATTATTGCCTAGCATAAATCAGTGGGCCATCATCTTTGGTTTCGACAGTTTGCATCCCTGTGCTTTCTGCCATGTAAACTGCCATGAGTTTTATGTTATAAATATGACAGTTTGACTAAGAAATGATGAATtcttttgatattatagatcTATCTCGAGTGTAATGCTCTGTTGTATGATTTATTTGGCTTGTTAAAAGTTGTTTCATGATAC
This window of the Gossypium arboreum isolate Shixiya-1 chromosome 12, ASM2569848v2, whole genome shotgun sequence genome carries:
- the LOC108476784 gene encoding protein REVEILLE 6 isoform X1: MVSKNPNPAEGFYLDPTGMALPGLGPFAATDAAASTVSSSEDPNKKIRKPYTITKSRESWTEPEHDKFLEALQLFDRDWKKIEAFVGSKTVIQIRSHAQKYFLKVQKNGTNEHLPPPRPKRKAAHPYPQKASKNVHVQPQASGSLQSSNALVDTGCVLRSDPSLMLMNPVTAASSWTHNEQTISFSQAKKGSGMANKSRGSSMSTPQRRQIGEMTNQGNHGHALRVLPDFVQVYSFIGSVFDPNTTGHLQKLKKMDPIDIETVLLLMRNLSINLTSPDFEDHRKLLSSYEIDTETIYHGGACKAVGT
- the LOC108476784 gene encoding protein REVEILLE 6 isoform X2; protein product: MVSKNPNPAEGFYLDPTGMALPGLGPFAATDAAASTVSSSEDPNKKIRKPYTITKSRESWTEPEHDKFLEALQLFDRDWKKIEAFVGSKTVIQIRSHAQKYFLKVQKNGTNEHLPPPRPKRKAAHPYPQKASKNVHVQPQASGSLQSSNALVDTGCVLRSDPSLMLMNPVTAASSWTHNEQTISFSQAKKGSGMANKSRGSSMSTPQRRQIGEMTNQGNHGHALRVLPDFVQVYSFIGSVFDPNTTGHLQKLKKMDPIDIETVLLLMRNLSINLTSPDFEDHVSF